The Choristoneura fumiferana chromosome Z, NRCan_CFum_1, whole genome shotgun sequence DNA window GGGTGGCGGCGCGGCCCAGTGGGCGCGGGCGGCCGGCACGGCGGGAACGCGTCGTTTTGCGGTACAGTGAGAGTGGTGTGGAAGCAGCATAGTGGTGCGGCGAGGGCGAGTGCGGTCGATGAGCCCGACGCAGAGGGCAGCACGGAGCCGCCGCGGGGGGCGCCGCACGCCCCGCTGCCCGCGCACTCCGCGcggccgcgccgcgcgctcACTAATGCGTCATACCGCCATCGAGACTGACGCGGCCTCTCCGCTGCGTGCACGCGACACTTCGCGCCATGTGAACTTCAGTGTTGACTTATATGTAGATACAAGAGACTCGCCGCCTCAATTGATACTCTCATTAGGCTCGCCC harbors:
- the LOC141433996 gene encoding uncharacterized protein, whose product is MATSANVESPVYASSRVAHRDCDWANVRCGRGSGWRRGPVGAGGRHGGNASFCGTVRVVWKQHSGAARASAVDEPDAEGSTEPPRGAPHAPLPAHSARPRRALTNASYRHRD